The following are encoded in a window of Geobacter metallireducens GS-15 genomic DNA:
- a CDS encoding replication initiation factor domain-containing protein — MAESVTRHAQNPPTGNFQFLACGIDTLDLGLFVSWDANWNRTKSYLSEKKEASQGTTGLLDKTDISREFLHHASGKAPNYRYQLQFPEYRVYLAISDKPGASPNVYVTILAEALWHVGLSTLLELLEFDLMSFGGTIERVQPSRCDLCADFRVNPPLAFSLLEILRVSRSRKIRMITNGGDLETYYCGSANSPVQVRIYDKGKEIQKSNKQWFLPIWGVDDPGGVWRVEFQLRRSFLHQYRIKTLDDLWEKVGAIWAYLTGEWFSLRLPDNEKAERRTIHPWWLAVQECRDRFGAFRDAKRTFSSDSMEPIQRTLAHIMGRMISIAAQSGIKDRKEAIRYLGQLLDERTDDDKFREEYRKRLIRLGYRGTLGGSDDEE; from the coding sequence ATGGCGGAGTCTGTAACACGCCATGCGCAAAACCCACCTACCGGAAATTTCCAGTTCCTTGCCTGCGGCATTGATACCCTTGATCTGGGTCTGTTCGTGTCGTGGGACGCCAACTGGAACCGCACCAAGTCGTATCTTTCCGAGAAGAAGGAAGCCTCCCAGGGAACAACCGGCCTTCTCGACAAGACCGACATCAGCCGGGAGTTTCTCCACCACGCAAGCGGCAAGGCTCCCAACTATCGCTATCAGCTCCAGTTCCCAGAATACCGCGTCTATCTCGCCATTTCCGACAAGCCCGGCGCCTCGCCGAACGTCTATGTAACGATCCTGGCGGAAGCCCTCTGGCATGTGGGCCTATCAACCCTCCTGGAGCTGTTGGAGTTCGACCTTATGAGCTTCGGCGGCACTATCGAGCGTGTCCAGCCGAGCCGGTGCGACCTCTGCGCAGACTTCAGAGTGAATCCGCCCCTCGCCTTTTCCCTTCTCGAAATCCTCCGGGTGTCCCGCAGTCGCAAGATCAGAATGATAACGAACGGCGGCGACCTGGAAACCTACTATTGCGGCTCTGCTAACTCTCCCGTCCAGGTGCGAATCTACGACAAGGGGAAAGAGATTCAGAAGAGCAACAAGCAATGGTTTCTGCCGATCTGGGGTGTGGATGATCCGGGAGGGGTCTGGCGGGTCGAGTTCCAGCTTCGCCGCTCATTTCTCCATCAGTACCGGATAAAGACCCTTGACGACCTCTGGGAGAAGGTCGGCGCAATCTGGGCGTATCTCACAGGGGAATGGTTCTCGCTCCGGCTCCCCGACAACGAGAAGGCGGAACGGCGCACCATTCATCCCTGGTGGCTGGCGGTGCAGGAATGCCGGGACCGGTTCGGGGCCTTTCGGGATGCCAAGAGGACATTTTCCAGCGACAGCATGGAGCCGATTCAACGCACCCTTGCCCACATTATGGGAAGGATGATCTCCATTGCCGCCCAAAGCGGAATCAAGGACCGCAAGGAGGCGATCCGGTATCTGGGCCAGCTCCTTGACGAGCGCACCGATGATGACAAGTTCCGGGAGGAATACCGCAAGCGGTTAATCAGGCTCGGCTATCGCGGCACC
- the istB gene encoding IS21-like element ISGme4 family helper ATPase IstB: MSDIQHQRMVTLCDDLKFLAVTDVYADLADAAAKQESSYIDYLEQVLKAENDVRQGRSRHTMAKLAGFPAIKTLEDYDFDFATGAPKQRILDLSAMAFLERRENVILLGPSGTGKTHLAIALGYRATQCGVKVRFISAADLMLQLESAQRQGRYKEVMRRSVLGPRLLIIDEIGYLPFSETQANLFFQVIAKRYETGSVILTSNLSFGEWEQAFGGNTALTSAMLDRLLHHAHVIQIRGDSYRLKEKRRAGILGQQLPTPQMDD, from the coding sequence ACCCTCTGCGACGACTTGAAGTTTCTGGCGGTGACCGATGTGTACGCCGACCTTGCCGATGCTGCGGCAAAGCAGGAGTCGTCATACATCGACTATCTCGAGCAGGTACTCAAGGCCGAGAACGACGTCCGGCAGGGGCGCTCGCGCCACACCATGGCAAAGCTCGCGGGCTTTCCCGCGATCAAGACCCTTGAGGATTATGACTTCGATTTTGCCACCGGCGCCCCGAAGCAGCGAATCCTGGACCTATCGGCAATGGCGTTTCTGGAGCGTCGGGAGAATGTAATCCTGCTCGGTCCCAGCGGTACCGGCAAGACTCACCTCGCCATTGCCCTCGGCTACCGGGCAACCCAGTGCGGCGTGAAGGTGCGCTTCATTTCCGCTGCGGACCTGATGCTGCAACTCGAAAGCGCCCAGCGCCAGGGGCGGTACAAGGAAGTAATGCGGCGCAGTGTCCTGGGGCCGAGACTACTCATCATCGACGAGATTGGATACCTTCCGTTCAGCGAAACACAGGCAAACCTGTTCTTTCAGGTGATCGCCAAAAGGTACGAAACAGGTTCCGTCATCCTCACCTCGAACCTGAGCTTTGGGGAATGGGAACAGGCTTTCGGCGGCAACACGGCACTCACATCAGCAATGCTCGACCGGTTGCTGCACCACGCCCATGTCATTCAGATCAGGGGTGACAGCTACCGATTGAAAGAGAAGCGCCGAGCTGGCATTCTCGGGCAGCAACTGCCGACACCCCAGATGGATGATTAA